From the Theobroma cacao cultivar B97-61/B2 chromosome 2, Criollo_cocoa_genome_V2, whole genome shotgun sequence genome, one window contains:
- the LOC108660655 gene encoding wiskott-Aldrich syndrome protein homolog 1-like yields the protein MSPRREQPPFTRSAGRGRGRFQRRQLGAIEEELTASTIRAAPAAEQTKTPPHPPPPLPLTSIPAMPLEAVQALAAFFTAIAGQAQAGQALPTVPLAAPSVPPSPPPVPPPVLDVSDSKKLKEARQHSCVSFMGESDATVAKEVVRMALRAEKLANENKSLRAELAKRRSLSVSSSQPPNRGKNSSVSGSSRRCRNCGNYHVGPCRGPARCFHCDQLGHIRRDCPQLGRATVAAPSPPAHTDIQRRDSSGLQPRQG from the coding sequence ATGTCTCCTCGACGCGAACAACCACCTTTCACTAGATCAGCTGGaaggggaagaggtcgtttCCAACGTCGTCAGTTAGGTGCAATAGAGGAGGAATTGACTGCATCcaccattcgggcagcacctgctgctgaACAAACCAagactcctccacatcctccacctcctctACCACTTACTAGTATTCCTGCTATGCCTCTTGAGGCAGTTCAGGCATTAGCAGCCTTCTTTACTGCTATTGCTGGCCAGGCTCAAGCTGGTCAAGCTCTTCCTACAGTTCCTCTGGCTGCTCCTTCAGTACCACCATCCCCACCTCCTGTCCCACCACCAGTGCTGGATGTTTCTGATTCTAAGAAGCTTAAAGAGGCTAGGCAACATagttgtgtttcttttatggGTGAGTCGGACGCAACCGTGGCTAAAGAGGTGGTGCGAATGGCTTTAAGAGCCGAGAAGCTTGCGAATGAAAATAAGAGTCTGCGAGCTGAGTTAGCAAAAAGGAGAAGTCTAAGTgtatcttctagtcagccaccAAACAGGGGCAAAAACTCCTCTGTTTCAGGAAGTTCACGtagatgcagaaattgtgggaattatcatGTTGGGCCGTGCAGAGGGCCTGCACGATGTTTTCATTGTGATCAACTGGGTCACATTAGGAGAGATTGTCCACAGTTAGGACGGGCTACGGTAGCTGCtccatctccaccagctcATACGGATatacagaggagagattcctcTGGATTGCAACCGAGACAGggatga